The following proteins are encoded in a genomic region of Streptomyces collinus Tu 365:
- the mshA gene encoding D-inositol-3-phosphate glycosyltransferase, which produces MSQYAARLGRRSPSAPSRLRLHRRPRRVAMLSVHTSPLHQPGTGDAGGMNVYIVELAQRLAAINIEVEIFTRATAGGLPPTVPLAPGVLVRHVDAGPYEGLAKEELPAQLCAFTHGVMQAWAGHRPGYYDLVHSHYWLSGHVGWLAAQRWGVPLVHAMHTMAKVKNASLAAGDTPEPAARVIGETQIVAAADRLIANTAEEAAELARHYAAEPAKVAVVHPGVNLDRFRPGDGRAAARARLGLPQDALVPLFAGRIQPLKAPDILLRAVAVLLDERPELRSRIVVPVVGGPSGSGLAKPEGLQKLAARLGIADVVRFCPPVGQERLADWFRAASVLVMPSYSESFGLVAIEAQAAGTPVLAAAVGGLPVAVRDGVTGFLVDGHDPAAYARVLRRFADEPSLATDMGAAAARHAQGFGWDTAAAVTADVYTAATQSHRRRVRSQHG; this is translated from the coding sequence GTGAGCCAGTACGCCGCCAGGCTCGGGCGTCGCTCCCCGTCGGCCCCCTCGCGCCTCAGGCTGCACCGCAGGCCCCGGCGCGTGGCCATGCTCTCCGTGCACACCTCGCCGCTGCACCAGCCCGGCACCGGCGACGCCGGCGGCATGAACGTCTACATCGTGGAGCTGGCCCAGCGGCTCGCCGCGATCAACATCGAGGTCGAGATCTTCACCCGGGCCACGGCCGGCGGCCTTCCGCCCACCGTCCCGCTCGCCCCCGGCGTCCTCGTCCGGCACGTCGACGCCGGCCCCTACGAGGGCCTCGCCAAGGAGGAGCTGCCCGCCCAGCTCTGCGCCTTCACGCACGGCGTGATGCAGGCGTGGGCCGGCCACCGCCCCGGCTACTACGACCTCGTCCACTCCCACTACTGGCTCTCCGGCCACGTCGGCTGGCTCGCCGCCCAGCGCTGGGGCGTCCCCCTGGTGCACGCCATGCACACCATGGCCAAGGTGAAGAACGCCAGCCTGGCCGCAGGCGACACCCCCGAGCCCGCCGCCCGCGTCATCGGCGAGACCCAGATCGTCGCCGCCGCCGACCGGCTCATCGCCAACACCGCGGAGGAGGCCGCCGAGCTCGCCCGGCACTACGCGGCCGAGCCCGCCAAGGTCGCCGTGGTCCACCCGGGAGTGAACCTCGACCGCTTCCGCCCCGGCGACGGCCGCGCCGCCGCCCGCGCCCGCCTCGGCCTGCCGCAGGACGCGCTGGTCCCGCTCTTCGCGGGCCGCATACAGCCCCTGAAGGCCCCCGACATCCTGCTCCGTGCGGTCGCGGTGCTGCTGGACGAGCGCCCGGAACTGCGCTCCCGGATCGTCGTGCCCGTCGTCGGCGGCCCCAGCGGCAGCGGCCTCGCCAAGCCCGAGGGGCTGCAGAAGCTCGCCGCGCGGCTCGGCATCGCCGACGTCGTACGGTTCTGCCCGCCGGTCGGTCAGGAGCGGCTCGCGGACTGGTTCCGCGCCGCCTCCGTCCTCGTCATGCCGTCCTACAGCGAGTCCTTCGGCCTGGTCGCCATCGAGGCGCAGGCGGCCGGCACCCCGGTCCTCGCGGCCGCGGTCGGCGGGCTCCCGGTGGCCGTGCGCGACGGCGTCACCGGCTTCCTCGTCGACGGCCACGACCCCGCCGCCTACGCGCGCGTGCTGCGCCGTTTCGCCGACGAGCCCTCCCTGGCCACGGACATGGGCGCGGCCGCCGCCCGGCACGCGCAGGGCTTCGGCTGGGACACCGCGGCGGCCGTCACCGCGGACGTGTACACGGCCGCGACCCAGTCCCACCGCCGTCGCGTACGCTCCCAGCATGGGTGA
- a CDS encoding restriction endonuclease codes for MEHFDLLAVRGILADEIDTGGNHVAVMVEMLKSIANGADEPYPVPSFGEQITRLAALLDAVLVIADLLDAAMDDALVEGVTEISFLYADHLISLSTEFQAFLNAQKLDVLRIRRQLVNVERRFWGSLLARHEDIVRDDMLFGARMRTVVIAPDELKRQLDAVQRIAGQVVEMVQRQPEALFASVSTIPMEAVDQLDHGAFERLIVALLKRDGFSVLQAGGRKNDRAADVIASGYFGQRFVFQCKHTAGRRNVGAPDLYEVNGTAKDIHKADIAFAVTNGGFTKDAVEFANHVGIRLIGRDRLRQWAEAGQPLTGVMEEIPPSS; via the coding sequence ATGGAGCACTTCGACTTGCTCGCGGTCCGGGGGATTCTGGCCGATGAGATCGACACCGGCGGTAACCACGTTGCTGTCATGGTGGAGATGCTGAAGAGCATCGCAAACGGAGCCGACGAGCCCTACCCCGTACCATCGTTTGGCGAACAGATCACCAGACTCGCTGCTCTCCTCGACGCTGTCTTGGTGATCGCCGATCTTCTTGACGCCGCGATGGACGATGCGCTAGTGGAGGGTGTCACGGAGATCTCGTTCCTGTATGCAGATCACCTGATTAGTCTTAGTACTGAATTCCAAGCTTTCCTGAACGCTCAGAAACTCGACGTGCTGCGCATTCGGCGACAACTCGTGAATGTGGAGCGTCGCTTCTGGGGTTCGCTATTGGCTAGACATGAAGACATAGTGCGGGACGATATGCTTTTCGGCGCCAGAATGCGGACTGTCGTGATTGCTCCGGACGAGCTCAAGCGACAGCTAGACGCCGTTCAACGGATCGCCGGCCAGGTCGTCGAGATGGTACAGAGGCAGCCTGAAGCGCTCTTTGCTTCTGTCTCCACGATCCCGATGGAGGCGGTTGACCAGCTCGACCATGGCGCTTTCGAGAGGCTGATAGTAGCGCTCCTGAAGCGAGATGGGTTTTCAGTCCTTCAGGCGGGAGGTCGCAAAAACGACCGAGCGGCCGACGTGATCGCCTCCGGGTACTTCGGGCAACGCTTCGTTTTTCAATGCAAGCACACTGCAGGCCGCCGAAACGTCGGTGCGCCTGACCTTTATGAGGTGAACGGAACTGCGAAAGACATCCATAAGGCTGACATTGCCTTTGCCGTTACCAATGGCGGCTTCACGAAGGATGCAGTTGAGTTTGCCAACCATGTCGGCATCCGTCTGATCGGTCGTGACCGCCTCCGACAGTGGGCGGAGGCGGGACAGCCGCTGACCGGTGTCATGGAGGAAATACCTCCCTCATCCTGA
- a CDS encoding SDR family NAD(P)-dependent oxidoreductase: MNNTAPRSGRVVAVTGAGSGIGRATARAFAAQGARVIAIGRRDEPLKETAAGDDRITPLPADITAESEPERITRTVLERCGRLDVLVNNAGIVRSGTLGTLTPEDVTAQLATNLVAPVLLAQAALPLLETSGGVIVNVSTSVGQRAWPGNSVYAATKTALELLTRSWAVELAPHGIRVVAVAPGAIDTPIGDHQGLTPEQRSAVRRWQVAHTPMGRIGRPEEVAWAITQLTASDASFVTGVVLPVDGGAVVA, encoded by the coding sequence ATGAACAACACAGCACCGCGAAGCGGCAGGGTCGTCGCCGTCACCGGAGCGGGCAGCGGCATCGGCCGGGCGACGGCCCGCGCCTTCGCCGCCCAGGGCGCCCGCGTGATCGCGATCGGCCGACGTGACGAACCGCTGAAGGAGACCGCGGCGGGGGACGACCGGATCACGCCGCTGCCCGCCGACATCACCGCCGAGAGCGAGCCGGAGCGGATCACCCGGACCGTGCTGGAGAGGTGCGGCCGGCTGGACGTACTGGTCAACAACGCCGGCATCGTGCGCAGCGGCACCCTCGGCACGCTGACACCGGAGGACGTCACGGCCCAGCTCGCCACCAATCTCGTCGCTCCCGTCCTGCTGGCGCAGGCGGCGCTGCCGCTGCTGGAGACCTCGGGCGGAGTGATCGTCAACGTCAGCACGTCGGTGGGACAGCGAGCCTGGCCCGGCAACTCGGTCTATGCGGCGACGAAGACCGCTCTGGAACTGCTGACCCGCAGCTGGGCGGTCGAGTTGGCACCCCACGGCATCCGTGTGGTGGCGGTCGCCCCGGGCGCGATCGACACCCCCATCGGGGACCACCAGGGCCTGACGCCGGAGCAGAGGTCCGCGGTGCGGCGGTGGCAGGTGGCGCACACCCCCATGGGCCGGATCGGCCGCCCTGAGGAGGTGGCCTGGGCGATCACACAACTCACCGCCTCGGACGCGTCGTTCGTCACCGGCGTCGTCCTTCCGGTCGACGGAGGAGCCGTCGTGGCGTGA
- a CDS encoding DUF2000 domain-containing protein, whose protein sequence is MDTDPIRFDTKIAVLLREDLEPWQRLNVTAFLVSGLGSRLPELVGEPYEDADGVAYLPMFRQPVLVFEGTKETLKAAHAKALTRALPRAVFTADLFGTGNDRDNRAAVRAVPTADLDVVGLAVHGPRNAVDKVLKGARMHP, encoded by the coding sequence ATGGACACCGACCCGATCCGCTTCGACACCAAGATCGCCGTGCTGCTCCGCGAGGACCTGGAGCCCTGGCAGCGCCTGAACGTGACGGCGTTCCTCGTCAGTGGCCTGGGCAGCCGGCTGCCCGAGCTGGTCGGCGAGCCCTACGAGGACGCCGACGGCGTGGCCTACCTGCCGATGTTCCGCCAGCCGGTGCTGGTCTTCGAGGGCACGAAGGAGACCCTGAAGGCGGCCCACGCCAAGGCCCTCACCCGCGCCCTGCCCCGCGCCGTCTTCACCGCCGACCTCTTCGGCACCGGCAACGACCGCGACAACCGGGCGGCGGTACGGGCCGTCCCGACGGCGGACCTGGACGTGGTCGGCCTGGCCGTGCACGGGCCGCGCAACGCGGTGGACAAGGTGCTGAAGGGGGCGCGGATGCATCCGTGA
- a CDS encoding ribosomal protein L7/L12, with protein MADEYFVLVCDEVPHDVVLTDPGVRVMDVVQVVRRLTGLSLWRSKVLAAQAPAVILAGVPQEDAAAAVSALRDVGARAEEREQPQPGFLEH; from the coding sequence ATGGCCGACGAGTACTTCGTGCTGGTGTGCGACGAGGTGCCGCATGACGTGGTGCTCACCGATCCTGGTGTCCGCGTGATGGACGTCGTCCAGGTCGTGCGTCGGCTGACGGGGCTGAGCCTCTGGCGAAGCAAGGTTCTGGCGGCGCAGGCGCCCGCCGTCATTCTGGCCGGCGTGCCCCAGGAAGACGCGGCGGCAGCCGTCTCGGCCCTTCGTGATGTGGGGGCCCGGGCAGAGGAGAGAGAACAGCCGCAGCCGGGCTTCCTGGAGCACTGA
- a CDS encoding glycosyl hydrolase family 28-related protein codes for MNHEHIGRRALLAGATAVALGAVTGAATGTAAAAPASRAAAPGAAGTPDARGEIPALWHEFARTPFTHPQVPFVGRAGCRAGTRRLPRPRTVADVTDFGAVPDGTTDCAPAINRAIAAAGEAGGGTVTIPPGTFRIDDVIRVGDSGVVLRGAGSGRTTLYATRNLTELIGPYGSRYGGDKSSWSWAGGLIWLAPRARLDSLVAAIRSRAWPFEGWTGNARDEWTTLTTVEPARQGSWTVTVADAHRLRPGRLVLLRLADDETHTLLQHMSGGGPGPAAYSWADKTKLTSYVPYEWPVRITRVRGRRVTLERPLPLDLRPEWDPRLTTHVPELTGSGVEGLTLEAVQTPQSPHLLDKGYNGVVLQCAYDCWVDDVTVRHVDNGFGLVAASACTLRRTRVAGRGSHHPYFCREGSHDNLVEDFTVERRTVPAPAGTQLHGINVEGLSSHNVWSRGDMRMGTFDSHRGLPFANVRTDITVENDGRHGGDASAGPLFGARFTHWNIRVTNGRAGLVKIDGLAPRSATVGLNEVREFDQTDVPDFTGDLRSRLELYGTTDVVRPRNLYDAQRALSR; via the coding sequence ATGAACCACGAGCACATCGGCAGACGCGCACTCCTCGCCGGCGCCACCGCCGTGGCCCTGGGGGCGGTGACGGGCGCGGCGACGGGCACGGCGGCAGCGGCACCCGCCTCCCGGGCCGCCGCCCCCGGGGCAGCCGGAACACCCGATGCGAGGGGTGAAATCCCCGCCCTGTGGCATGAGTTCGCCCGCACCCCGTTCACCCACCCGCAGGTGCCGTTCGTCGGCCGGGCGGGGTGCCGCGCCGGAACCCGCCGCCTCCCCCGCCCCCGCACCGTCGCCGACGTCACCGACTTCGGCGCCGTGCCGGACGGCACCACGGACTGCGCACCCGCGATCAACCGTGCCATCGCCGCCGCCGGAGAGGCCGGCGGTGGCACGGTCACCATCCCGCCCGGCACCTTCCGCATCGACGACGTGATCCGCGTCGGCGACTCCGGCGTCGTCCTGCGCGGCGCCGGCAGCGGCCGCACCACCCTGTACGCCACCAGGAACCTCACCGAACTGATCGGCCCCTACGGCTCGCGCTACGGCGGCGACAAGTCGTCCTGGTCCTGGGCGGGAGGACTGATCTGGCTGGCCCCCAGGGCCCGCCTGGACTCCCTGGTGGCGGCGATCCGATCCCGCGCCTGGCCCTTCGAGGGCTGGACCGGCAACGCGCGGGACGAGTGGACGACCCTCACGACGGTCGAACCGGCCCGCCAGGGCTCCTGGACGGTGACCGTCGCCGACGCGCACCGCCTCCGGCCCGGCCGGCTGGTCCTGCTGCGCCTCGCCGACGACGAGACCCACACCCTGCTGCAGCACATGTCGGGCGGTGGCCCCGGCCCAGCGGCCTACTCCTGGGCCGACAAGACCAAGCTGACCTCGTACGTCCCCTACGAGTGGCCCGTACGGATCACCCGGGTGCGCGGCCGCCGCGTCACCCTCGAACGCCCGCTGCCGCTCGACCTGCGCCCCGAGTGGGACCCCCGGCTGACCACGCACGTCCCGGAGCTGACCGGCTCGGGGGTGGAGGGGCTGACCCTGGAGGCGGTGCAGACCCCGCAGTCCCCGCACCTCCTGGACAAGGGCTACAACGGCGTCGTCCTGCAGTGCGCCTACGACTGCTGGGTGGACGACGTCACGGTCCGGCACGTCGACAACGGCTTCGGCCTGGTCGCCGCCTCCGCCTGCACCCTGCGCCGCACCCGGGTCGCCGGCCGCGGCTCCCACCACCCCTACTTCTGCCGAGAGGGCTCCCACGACAACCTGGTCGAGGACTTCACCGTCGAGCGGCGCACCGTCCCCGCGCCCGCCGGCACCCAGCTGCACGGCATCAACGTCGAGGGACTGTCCTCCCACAACGTCTGGTCGCGCGGCGACATGCGGATGGGCACCTTCGACAGCCACCGCGGCCTGCCCTTCGCCAACGTGCGCACGGACATCACGGTCGAGAACGACGGCCGCCACGGCGGCGACGCCAGCGCGGGCCCGCTCTTCGGGGCCCGCTTCACCCACTGGAACATCCGGGTCACCAACGGCCGCGCCGGACTCGTGAAGATCGACGGTCTCGCGCCCCGCTCGGCGACGGTCGGCCTGAACGAGGTCCGCGAGTTCGACCAGACCGACGTCCCCGACTTCACCGGCGACCTGCGCTCCCGCCTGGAGCTGTACGGCACCACGGACGTCGTACGCCCGCGCAACCTGTACGACGCTCAGCGCGCGCTGAGCCGGTAG
- a CDS encoding DUF7144 family membrane protein, which produces MTTTHTTQTHARKQQWAGGLMLFGAVMLMVAGVIDIFRGIMGIAKDDVFVAANGYVFRFDLTGWGWVTLILGAVAVVVSLGLFQGAMWARISGIVIAGLIIIANFLSLPYAPLWSTLMMAFSGVVIWALCVAQPQESTPPRTPTGV; this is translated from the coding sequence ATGACCACGACACACACCACACAGACGCACGCGCGCAAGCAGCAGTGGGCCGGCGGACTGATGCTCTTCGGAGCCGTCATGCTGATGGTCGCCGGAGTGATCGACATCTTCCGCGGCATCATGGGGATCGCCAAGGACGACGTGTTCGTAGCGGCCAACGGCTACGTCTTCCGGTTCGACCTGACCGGCTGGGGCTGGGTCACCCTCATCCTGGGCGCCGTCGCCGTGGTGGTGAGCCTGGGACTGTTCCAGGGGGCGATGTGGGCCAGGATCTCCGGCATCGTCATCGCCGGCCTGATCATCATCGCCAACTTCCTGTCCCTGCCGTACGCACCCCTGTGGTCCACCCTGATGATGGCCTTCTCCGGAGTGGTCATCTGGGCTCTGTGCGTGGCGCAGCCCCAGGAGTCGACGCCCCCGAGGACCCCGACGGGCGTCTGA
- a CDS encoding MerR family transcriptional regulator, producing MRIGELARATGATARALRHYEQAGLICSERASNGYRVYDDLTVTRVRNIRYLLSAGLVLDDVRVFLPCLDGDMAAAPPSDKGLQVALERLAVLNERIAAQTETRDRLSAALREKTGARPGHPSSPDVT from the coding sequence GTGCGCATCGGTGAGCTGGCCAGGGCGACGGGGGCGACCGCTCGTGCGCTGCGGCACTACGAGCAGGCCGGGCTGATCTGCTCCGAGAGAGCTTCCAACGGCTACCGCGTCTACGACGACCTGACCGTGACGCGAGTCCGCAACATCCGCTACCTGCTGTCCGCCGGACTCGTCCTGGACGACGTACGCGTGTTCCTGCCCTGCCTGGACGGCGACATGGCTGCCGCCCCGCCCTCGGACAAGGGACTACAGGTCGCGCTGGAACGGCTGGCCGTCCTCAACGAACGCATCGCCGCCCAGACCGAGACCCGCGACCGCCTGTCAGCCGCCCTCCGCGAGAAGACCGGCGCCCGCCCCGGCCACCCCTCATCGCCTGACGTTACATAA
- a CDS encoding MDR family MFS transporter, translated as MSEARLRRAARETVSGLPREFWWLWTSTLVNRLGAFVATFMALYLTLDRGYSATYAGLVASLHGLGGVVSSLGGGVMADRLGRRPTLLIAQSATAGSVALLGFVHDPVAIAAVAFLVGMASNASRPAVQAMLADIVRPEDRVRAFSLNYWAINLGFAVSSMGAGFIAQYSYLAGFLIEAGMTLACAIVVFLKLPESRPTAMAKQAGEDDVRLGTVLRDGRYMAVVGLCFLVALVFQQGSVGLPVAMGRAGYSPADYGLAIAVNGFLIVALQIPVTRFIEHRDPRRLLVVSSVLAGYGFGLTAFAGSVGVFALTVCVWTLAEIVNAPTQTGLVVALSPVHGRGRYQGVYTLSWSVAALIAPLMSGAVIDRFGAEWLWGMCALVGTAAGVGYAVLMRGLPEERALAEEPGLAEGRAADADAPVAAAAGPEAHTPVPVPVPEP; from the coding sequence ATGTCCGAAGCCCGTCTCAGACGTGCCGCACGGGAGACCGTCTCCGGTCTCCCCCGCGAGTTCTGGTGGCTGTGGACCAGCACCCTCGTCAACCGGCTCGGCGCCTTCGTCGCCACCTTCATGGCGCTCTACCTCACGCTCGACCGCGGCTACTCCGCCACCTACGCCGGTCTCGTCGCCTCCCTGCACGGGCTCGGCGGCGTCGTCTCCTCGCTCGGCGGCGGAGTGATGGCCGACCGGCTCGGCCGGCGGCCCACCCTGCTGATCGCCCAGTCCGCCACCGCCGGCTCGGTCGCGCTCCTCGGCTTCGTGCACGACCCGGTCGCCATCGCCGCCGTCGCCTTCCTCGTCGGCATGGCCTCCAACGCCTCCCGGCCCGCCGTACAGGCGATGCTGGCGGACATCGTCCGGCCCGAGGACCGGGTGCGGGCCTTCTCGCTCAACTACTGGGCCATCAACCTCGGCTTCGCCGTCTCGTCCATGGGCGCCGGCTTCATCGCCCAGTACAGCTACCTCGCCGGGTTCCTCATCGAGGCCGGCATGACCCTGGCCTGCGCGATCGTCGTCTTCCTCAAGCTGCCCGAGTCGCGGCCCACGGCCATGGCCAAGCAGGCGGGCGAGGACGACGTCCGGCTCGGCACGGTGCTGCGCGACGGGCGGTACATGGCCGTCGTCGGGCTGTGCTTCCTGGTCGCGCTCGTCTTCCAGCAGGGTTCGGTCGGGCTGCCGGTCGCCATGGGCCGCGCCGGGTACTCCCCCGCCGACTACGGCCTCGCCATCGCCGTCAACGGCTTCCTGATCGTCGCCCTGCAGATCCCGGTCACCCGCTTCATCGAGCACCGCGATCCGCGCCGGCTGCTGGTCGTGTCGTCCGTCCTCGCCGGGTACGGCTTCGGGCTCACCGCCTTCGCCGGATCGGTCGGCGTGTTCGCCCTCACCGTGTGCGTGTGGACGCTCGCCGAGATCGTCAACGCCCCGACGCAGACCGGGCTCGTCGTCGCGCTCTCGCCGGTCCACGGGCGCGGCCGCTACCAGGGCGTGTACACCCTGTCCTGGTCCGTCGCGGCACTCATCGCCCCGCTGATGTCCGGTGCGGTCATCGACCGGTTCGGCGCGGAGTGGCTGTGGGGGATGTGCGCGCTCGTCGGCACGGCGGCCGGCGTCGGGTACGCGGTGCTCATGCGGGGGCTCCCGGAGGAGCGGGCGCTCGCGGAGGAGCCGGGGCTCGCGGAGGGGCGGGCGGCGGACGCGGACGCGCCGGTCGCCGCGGCGGCCGGCCCCGAGGCCCACACACCGGTGCCGGTGCCGGTGCCGGAGCCATGA
- a CDS encoding phosphoglyceromutase — protein MADAPYKLILLRHGESEWNAKNLFTGWVDVNLNEKGEKEAVRGGELLKDAGLLPDVVHTSLQKRAIRTAQLALESADRHWIPVHRSWRLNERHYGALQGKDKAATLAEFGEEQFMLWRRSYDTPPPPLADDSEFSQAHDARYATIPPELRPRTECLKDVVVRMLPYWYDGIVPDLLTGRTVLVAAHGNSLRALVKHLDGISDADIAGLNIPTGIPLYYELDADFKPVTPGGKYLDPEAAAAAIEAVKNQGKKK, from the coding sequence ATGGCCGACGCACCGTACAAGCTGATCCTCCTCCGCCACGGCGAGAGCGAGTGGAACGCGAAGAACCTGTTCACCGGCTGGGTGGACGTCAACCTCAACGAGAAGGGCGAGAAGGAGGCGGTCCGCGGCGGTGAGCTGCTCAAGGACGCCGGCCTGCTCCCCGACGTGGTCCACACGTCCCTCCAGAAGCGCGCGATCCGCACCGCGCAGCTCGCCCTCGAGTCCGCGGACCGCCACTGGATCCCGGTCCACCGCAGCTGGCGCCTGAACGAGCGGCACTACGGCGCGCTGCAGGGCAAGGACAAGGCGGCCACGCTGGCCGAGTTCGGCGAGGAGCAGTTCATGCTCTGGCGCCGCTCGTACGACACCCCGCCGCCCCCGCTCGCGGACGACTCCGAGTTCTCCCAGGCGCACGACGCCCGCTACGCGACGATCCCGCCGGAGCTGCGCCCGCGCACGGAGTGCCTGAAGGACGTCGTCGTCCGCATGCTTCCGTACTGGTACGACGGCATCGTCCCCGACCTCCTGACGGGCCGCACGGTCCTCGTCGCCGCCCACGGCAACAGCCTGCGCGCCCTGGTCAAGCACCTGGACGGCATCTCGGACGCCGACATCGCGGGCCTGAACATCCCGACGGGCATCCCCCTCTACTACGAGCTGGACGCCGACTTCAAGCCGGTCACCCCCGGCGGCAAGTACCTCGACCCGGAGGCCGCGGCGGCGGCGATCGAGGCGGTCAAGAACCAGGGCAAGAAGAAGTAA
- a CDS encoding 50S ribosomal protein bL37: MAKRGNKRRARKKKKSNHGKRPNA, translated from the coding sequence ATGGCGAAGCGAGGCAACAAGCGACGCGCCCGCAAGAAGAAGAAGTCGAACCACGGCAAGCGCCCCAACGCCTGA
- a CDS encoding helix-turn-helix transcriptional regulator, whose product MAAVAQPDVSAWRPRIPGVVEVFHAHFTEYAYPMHVHDAWTLLIVDDGAVRYELDRHEHGTPHDTVTLLPPHVPHNGSPATPHGFRKRVLYLDASHLGDELIGPAVDGPDLRDPVLRLRVGQLHGALSRAGDELEAESRLALVGERLRDHLRRRSAGADRTHRPDPVLARSLRELLDEHLADGLALADAGRVLHAHPAHLVRAFSTAYGLPPHQYLTSRRVGRARRLLLDGRSPGEVAAATGFCDQAHLTRHFKKLVGVTPGRYRLSAR is encoded by the coding sequence GTGGCCGCAGTCGCTCAGCCGGACGTCTCCGCCTGGCGCCCGCGCATCCCGGGCGTGGTGGAGGTCTTCCACGCCCACTTCACCGAGTACGCCTATCCGATGCACGTCCACGACGCCTGGACGCTGCTCATCGTCGACGACGGGGCCGTACGGTACGAGCTCGACCGGCACGAGCACGGCACCCCGCACGACACCGTGACGCTGCTGCCGCCGCACGTCCCGCACAACGGCTCCCCCGCCACCCCGCACGGCTTCCGCAAGCGGGTGCTGTACCTCGACGCCAGCCACCTGGGCGACGAGCTGATCGGCCCGGCGGTGGACGGGCCCGACCTCCGGGACCCGGTGCTGCGGCTGCGGGTCGGGCAGCTGCACGGCGCGCTGTCCCGGGCCGGTGACGAGCTGGAGGCGGAGAGCAGGCTGGCCCTCGTCGGGGAGCGGCTGCGGGACCACCTGCGGCGGCGATCCGCCGGCGCCGACCGCACCCACCGTCCCGACCCGGTGCTCGCGCGCTCCCTGCGCGAACTGCTCGACGAGCACCTCGCCGACGGGCTCGCCCTCGCCGACGCCGGGCGGGTGCTGCACGCCCATCCCGCCCATCTCGTACGGGCGTTCAGCACCGCCTACGGCCTTCCCCCGCACCAGTACCTGACGTCCCGCCGGGTCGGGCGGGCCCGCCGGCTGCTGCTGGACGGGCGGTCGCCGGGCGAGGTGGCGGCGGCGACCGGGTTCTGCGACCAGGCCCATCTGACCCGGCACTTCAAGAAGCTGGTGGGGGTCACCCCGGGGCGCTACCGGCTCAGCGCGCGCTGA
- a CDS encoding SHOCT domain-containing protein: MFLAYDYPLLSAFWTMLWFFLWIMWFFLLFKIVFDIFRDDSLGGWGKTGWLVFVIVLPFLGVFVYLIARGKDMGRRDIEQAQAQKQMFDSYVRETAATSRPSSTDELARLAELRKRGDITQEEFQRAKALILSDARPANSDTPVRTPSSH; the protein is encoded by the coding sequence ATGTTTCTCGCGTACGACTACCCCCTGCTGAGCGCCTTCTGGACCATGCTCTGGTTCTTCCTCTGGATCATGTGGTTCTTCCTGCTCTTCAAGATCGTCTTCGATATCTTCCGGGACGACTCGCTGGGCGGCTGGGGGAAGACCGGGTGGCTCGTGTTCGTGATCGTGCTGCCGTTCCTCGGCGTCTTCGTGTACCTGATCGCCCGGGGCAAGGACATGGGCCGCCGCGACATCGAGCAGGCCCAGGCCCAGAAGCAGATGTTCGACTCCTACGTCCGCGAGACGGCTGCCACCAGCCGGCCCAGCAGCACGGACGAACTCGCCAGGCTCGCCGAGCTGCGCAAGCGCGGCGACATCACTCAGGAGGAGTTCCAGCGGGCCAAGGCCCTGATCCTGTCCGACGCCCGTCCGGCGAACAGCGACACCCCGGTCAGGACGCCCAGCTCCCACTGA
- a CDS encoding YbjN domain-containing protein — protein MGDVERAAQVIEGVLKDAELEWESPETGNYVVRLPGTRKLSTTVSLLVGRHTLSLNAFVVRHPDENEAGVHRWLLERNLKLFGVGYAVDRLGDIYVTARLPLAAVTPEETDRLLGQVLEAADGAFNTLLELGFATAIRKEHAWRVSRGESTKNLDAFKSLIERPAD, from the coding sequence ATGGGTGATGTGGAGAGGGCCGCACAGGTCATCGAGGGCGTGCTGAAGGACGCCGAACTGGAGTGGGAGAGCCCGGAGACCGGGAACTACGTCGTCAGACTCCCCGGCACGCGCAAGCTCTCCACCACCGTCTCGCTCCTCGTGGGCCGCCACACCCTCTCCCTCAACGCCTTCGTCGTCCGCCACCCGGACGAGAACGAGGCGGGCGTCCACCGCTGGCTGCTGGAGCGCAACCTCAAGCTGTTCGGCGTGGGTTACGCCGTCGACCGGCTCGGCGACATCTATGTCACGGCCCGCCTGCCGCTCGCCGCCGTCACCCCCGAGGAGACCGACCGTCTGCTCGGCCAGGTGCTGGAGGCCGCGGACGGCGCCTTCAACACCCTGCTGGAGCTGGGCTTCGCCACCGCGATCCGCAAGGAGCACGCCTGGCGGGTGTCCCGGGGCGAGTCGACCAAGAACCTGGACGCGTTCAAGAGCCTGATCGAGCGCCCGGCCGACTAG